A single region of the Deltaproteobacteria bacterium genome encodes:
- a CDS encoding SH3 domain-containing protein, whose product MSPWLVIPALVLLAGKGTPKSRSDAKGETKIVLNRARLMAEPKFWARHVGEVERGAKVSILETQSSWVKITDNHNHTGYVPVTTFVDDAVDASQLGRVGEVQDNAPVSAAQAANASRGFSREAQQAAVDKAHAQAADAWVDKYEGKDNDAALEKALAAKEPGFITDGHLLGGKP is encoded by the coding sequence ATGTCTCCGTGGCTCGTCATCCCCGCGCTGGTGCTGCTCGCAGGCAAGGGCACCCCCAAGTCCAGGTCCGACGCGAAGGGCGAAACCAAGATCGTGCTCAACCGCGCGCGCTTGATGGCCGAGCCCAAGTTCTGGGCGCGCCACGTGGGCGAGGTGGAGCGCGGCGCCAAGGTCAGCATCCTCGAGACCCAGTCGAGCTGGGTGAAGATCACCGATAACCACAACCACACCGGCTACGTGCCCGTGACCACCTTCGTGGACGACGCCGTCGACGCCAGCCAGCTCGGGCGCGTGGGCGAGGTTCAGGACAACGCGCCGGTGAGCGCCGCCCAGGCCGCCAACGCGTCGCGCGGGTTCTCCCGCGAGGCCCAGCAGGCCGCGGTCGACAAGGCCCACGCCCAGGCCGCCGACGCCTGGGTCGACAAGTACGAGGGCAAGGACAACGACGCCGCCCTGGAGAAGGCGCTCGCCGCCAAGGAGCCCGGCTTCATCACCGACGGGCACCTGTTGGGAGGCAAGCCGTGA
- a CDS encoding M48 family metallopeptidase, producing the protein MIKLGLAVVLAADACTIGTVKIENPVEQVKHTVKRAAGTEECTPQQLWPYTFSAEDEYWFGRNVADRLLAPYVPAKIYEPDSPQAIYLNEVGNVVAAASAAQRDDGGGYHNDLPRKFPARARLDDTADRPLPIRGYHFILVKDPQPVALGLPGGFVIVSDGLVARTTDEDQLAGVLAHELGHVTRGHGIVAIEKMLCGRRDSVFAQASQNLHATKIGGGLALNLPLDKAIELFDQGVNYFQDIITTKGYPAAYEGEADAYGTRYLAGASYSALALADLLNHVDKDPAFKPTDDEHERPASRATKVTKLVTDEKLQPGHSPYEADRTKRFGVAFPPQPASTPAAQVKTKS; encoded by the coding sequence GTGATCAAGTTGGGCCTGGCCGTGGTCCTCGCCGCCGACGCGTGCACCATCGGCACCGTCAAGATCGAGAACCCCGTCGAGCAGGTGAAGCACACCGTCAAGCGCGCCGCCGGCACCGAAGAGTGCACGCCGCAGCAGCTCTGGCCCTACACCTTCTCCGCCGAGGACGAGTACTGGTTCGGGCGGAACGTCGCCGACCGGCTGCTCGCGCCCTACGTGCCCGCCAAGATCTACGAGCCCGACTCGCCCCAGGCCATCTACCTCAACGAGGTGGGCAACGTGGTGGCGGCAGCGTCCGCCGCGCAGCGCGACGACGGCGGCGGCTACCACAACGACCTTCCGCGCAAGTTCCCCGCGCGCGCGCGCCTCGACGACACCGCAGATCGCCCGCTTCCCATCCGCGGCTATCACTTCATCCTGGTGAAGGATCCCCAGCCGGTGGCGCTGGGACTGCCCGGGGGCTTCGTGATCGTCTCCGACGGCCTCGTGGCCCGGACGACCGACGAAGACCAGCTCGCGGGCGTCCTGGCGCACGAGCTCGGCCACGTGACGCGCGGCCACGGCATCGTGGCCATCGAGAAGATGCTCTGCGGTCGCAGGGACAGCGTCTTCGCGCAGGCCAGCCAGAACCTCCACGCCACCAAGATCGGCGGCGGGCTGGCGTTGAACCTCCCGTTGGACAAGGCCATCGAGCTCTTCGACCAGGGCGTGAACTACTTCCAGGACATCATCACCACCAAGGGCTACCCGGCCGCCTACGAGGGCGAGGCCGACGCCTACGGCACGCGCTACCTCGCGGGCGCGAGCTACTCCGCACTGGCCCTGGCGGATCTGCTGAACCACGTCGACAAGGATCCGGCCTTCAAGCCCACCGACGACGAGCACGAGCGGCCGGCGTCGCGCGCCACCAAGGTCACCAAGCTGGTGACCGACGAGAAGCTCCAGCCCG